The following proteins are encoded in a genomic region of Enterocloster clostridioformis:
- a CDS encoding excisionase — translation MNNNDIPVWEKYTLTIEEASKYFRIGENKLRRLAEENKDAGWLIMNGNRIQIKRRQFEQVIDKSLRKESKVVQTKKQL, via the coding sequence ATGAATAACAACGATATTCCCGTATGGGAAAAATATACCCTTACCATTGAAGAAGCGTCAAAATATTTCCGTATTGGAGAAAACAAGCTAAGACGCTTGGCAGAGGAAAACAAGGACGCTGGCTGGCTCATTATGAATGGCAACCGCATACAGATTAAACGCCGACAGTTTGAACAGGTCATTGACAAATCGTTAAGGAAAGAATCGAAGGTGGTGCAAACGAAAAAGCAGCTTTGA
- a CDS encoding IS91 family transposase — protein sequence MNTDCTIQDVFNRFYPSYASSHDVSPAQRKAAYHIMNCKTGAFGVNVSVCEDCGCISIHYNSCRDRCCPMCQEFPKEKWVDARREDLLDAPYFHMVFTVPENLNPVIYSNQKLLYTALYHAASDTLRELAADPKYLGADIGYICILHTWGSAMNFHPHIHAIVLGGGLDAGNHWKGSGEDFFLPVRVVSRLFRGKYLAELKQLWKDGKLEFHGTAEPYRNHYALQELLDTCYKKEWIPYCKKPFHGAESVIRYLGRYTHRIAISNYRIKCMTDSMVTFTAKDYKNQGQWEEITVSGEEFIRRFLMHVPPKRFVRIRHYGLLSSRNKNKKITLCRNLLGCRKYIARLKDLDAPAMIRLLYNKDICRCSSCGGRIIPLPAGQPCTMPEPHLLC from the coding sequence ATGAACACTGACTGCACAATCCAGGATGTTTTTAACCGTTTTTATCCTTCCTATGCATCTTCCCATGATGTTTCCCCTGCCCAGAGAAAGGCGGCTTACCACATCATGAACTGCAAGACCGGTGCTTTTGGCGTAAATGTGAGCGTCTGTGAGGATTGCGGCTGTATTTCCATCCACTATAATTCCTGCCGTGACAGATGCTGCCCTATGTGTCAGGAATTCCCGAAAGAAAAATGGGTTGACGCGCGCAGGGAGGATCTGCTGGACGCGCCATACTTCCATATGGTATTCACTGTGCCGGAAAATCTGAACCCTGTTATCTACAGCAATCAGAAACTTTTATATACAGCGCTTTACCATGCCGCGTCCGATACCCTGCGTGAACTTGCGGCTGACCCGAAATACCTTGGCGCTGACATCGGCTATATCTGCATTCTGCATACCTGGGGGAGCGCCATGAACTTCCATCCCCATATCCATGCCATTGTTCTGGGAGGCGGGCTGGATGCAGGAAATCACTGGAAAGGCAGCGGGGAGGACTTCTTCCTTCCGGTCAGGGTGGTCTCCCGGCTGTTCCGCGGAAAATATCTTGCTGAACTGAAACAGCTATGGAAAGATGGAAAACTCGAATTCCACGGTACGGCAGAGCCTTACAGGAACCATTATGCCTTACAGGAATTATTGGATACCTGTTACAAAAAAGAATGGATACCCTACTGTAAGAAGCCGTTCCATGGCGCGGAATCCGTCATCAGGTACCTTGGAAGGTACACACACCGGATTGCCATCAGCAATTATCGTATCAAATGCATGACGGATTCTATGGTCACATTTACTGCAAAAGATTATAAAAACCAGGGCCAGTGGGAGGAGATTACGGTTTCCGGTGAGGAGTTTATCCGCAGATTTCTGATGCATGTCCCGCCAAAGCGTTTTGTCCGGATACGCCACTATGGCCTGCTGTCATCCCGGAACAAGAATAAGAAGATCACCTTGTGCCGGAATCTCCTCGGCTGTAGAAAGTATATCGCAAGGCTGAAAGATCTGGATGCCCCTGCCATGATCCGGCTGCTTTACAATAAGGATATCTGCAGGTGTTCTTCCTGCGGCGGAAGGATCATTCCTTTACCGGCAGGGCAGCCTTGTACAATGCCAGAACCGCATCTTCTATGTTAA
- a CDS encoding type IV toxin-antitoxin system AbiEi family antitoxin domain-containing protein gives MLQNKDIETLRMLFSSHNYVMTTAELTASKLYYADIKQLLDEGLIERVRRGYYHWTQDYGESEVVIINRLFPDAVLCMETALFYYRYSDRNPAEWNFAIDKNVSKRRTKIDYPFIKAYRVESELVTLGETEGEIDFHKVRIYDRDRTICDVLRNMNKMDKEVFNKAVQGYVKDPKKNIPNLIEYAKVLRVQTRVKELIGVWL, from the coding sequence ATGCTTCAGAATAAAGATATTGAGACACTGAGAATGTTGTTTAGCAGTCATAATTATGTTATGACTACTGCTGAACTTACAGCTTCAAAGTTATACTATGCAGATATAAAACAACTTTTAGACGAAGGATTGATTGAAAGAGTCAGGCGAGGTTACTATCACTGGACTCAAGATTATGGAGAAAGCGAAGTTGTCATTATCAATCGATTGTTTCCCGATGCAGTGCTCTGTATGGAGACTGCCCTATTCTATTATAGATACAGTGACAGAAATCCTGCTGAGTGGAACTTTGCAATAGATAAAAATGTCTCTAAGCGGCGAACAAAAATCGATTATCCGTTTATAAAGGCATATCGTGTAGAGTCAGAGTTGGTTACGCTGGGCGAAACCGAGGGTGAAATTGATTTCCACAAAGTCCGCATTTATGACCGTGACCGTACTATTTGCGATGTGCTGCGAAATATGAACAAGATGGATAAGGAGGTTTTTAATAAAGCAGTACAGGGCTATGTTAAAGACCCGAAAAAGAATATACCGAATCTTATAGAATATGCGAAAGTTTTGCGTGTACAAACGCGTGTAAAAGAATTGATTGGAGTGTGGTTGTAA
- a CDS encoding nucleotidyl transferase AbiEii/AbiGii toxin family protein, whose product MADIAASVLAKLRNKAKASGISYQQCLQLFVQEEFLRKLSKSGCEDTLILKGGLFIYTLTNFESRATIDVDFLLRGYSNSIDAVKDLICKIIDTPTGNDYIEMRAKGFEEISPQRKYHGISTQIIAQIKNVRVPFNVDIGVGDIIVPRAEERTINTQLPDFEAPVIKTYSLESTIAEKFDATLQRFELTGRMKDFYDIYYLSRTFDFEGAKLQAAVFETLQRRGTPYDRDSFKRVVALADDEDMQKRWKFFLKTIKDNTLEFSFVIAEIQTFLEPVFDAIVNEKEWQNIWKSNARKWSNLKGGIDRDKSS is encoded by the coding sequence ATGGCAGATATAGCAGCTTCCGTTCTGGCAAAGCTGAGAAATAAAGCAAAAGCTTCTGGTATCAGCTATCAGCAATGCTTACAACTTTTTGTGCAGGAAGAATTTTTGAGAAAGCTATCAAAATCTGGGTGTGAGGATACACTAATACTCAAAGGTGGATTGTTCATTTATACTCTAACCAATTTTGAAAGTCGAGCTACCATTGATGTCGATTTCCTGCTCCGTGGATACTCTAATTCAATAGATGCTGTTAAAGATTTGATTTGTAAAATCATCGACACACCGACTGGTAACGATTATATAGAAATGCGAGCAAAAGGCTTTGAAGAGATTTCTCCGCAAAGAAAATATCACGGTATCAGTACACAGATTATTGCTCAAATAAAAAATGTGCGTGTGCCGTTCAATGTTGATATAGGCGTGGGTGATATTATAGTCCCCCGTGCCGAAGAACGCACAATCAATACTCAGCTTCCAGACTTTGAAGCACCTGTAATCAAAACTTATTCCCTTGAAAGCACCATTGCCGAGAAGTTTGATGCCACACTGCAACGCTTTGAACTGACAGGCAGAATGAAAGATTTTTATGACATTTATTATCTCTCAAGGACATTCGATTTTGAGGGTGCAAAATTGCAGGCAGCTGTATTTGAAACCTTACAGCGGCGTGGTACTCCCTATGACAGAGATAGTTTTAAGCGTGTTGTTGCACTTGCCGATGATGAAGATATGCAGAAGCGTTGGAAATTCTTTTTGAAAACCATAAAAGATAACACGCTTGAGTTTTCATTCGTTATTGCGGAAATCCAGACTTTTCTTGAGCCTGTGTTTGATGCGATTGTGAATGAGAAAGAATGGCAAAATATCTGGAAAAGCAATGCGAGAAAATGGTCAAATCTGAAGGGAGGTATTGACCGTGACAAGAGCAGTTAA
- a CDS encoding tyrosine-type recombinase/integrase: MYDDIFESIRYEAEKRNLRESTINLYCANVNYFLRCIGKTASELTLDDAESFLSAKRLEGRSPETHNHYRSAIKFFYKKVLWILWDDDIVPAMKRERNLPAVLSRNEINAIIEATQNLKHKAIIATMYSSGLRVSEAVHLHYDDISRTNMTIHVRETKGRIDRYTILSRKNLDLLTEYWYKCGRPRGILFPSSWTGGYLDITSVNQFFKKSARLAGITRRVSSHACRHSFASHLFESGTDIKYIQSLLGHVDPRSTDVYLHVSNKTLLGIRSPFDGPQGGEE; the protein is encoded by the coding sequence ATGTACGATGATATTTTTGAATCTATCCGCTATGAAGCGGAAAAACGGAACCTGCGGGAAAGTACCATAAACTTGTACTGTGCCAATGTCAATTACTTTCTCCGCTGTATTGGGAAAACCGCCTCTGAGCTTACACTTGACGATGCGGAAAGTTTCCTCTCTGCCAAACGTTTGGAAGGCAGGTCTCCCGAAACTCACAACCACTATCGGTCAGCAATTAAGTTCTTCTACAAAAAAGTGCTCTGGATCCTTTGGGATGATGACATAGTTCCTGCCATGAAAAGGGAACGGAACCTTCCCGCCGTCCTGAGCCGTAATGAGATAAACGCGATCATTGAGGCCACCCAAAACCTGAAGCATAAAGCTATCATTGCGACGATGTACTCTTCCGGATTACGCGTCTCAGAGGCTGTCCATCTCCATTACGATGACATTTCCCGTACCAACATGACCATCCATGTCCGTGAAACCAAAGGCAGGATCGACAGGTATACCATCCTCTCCCGGAAGAATCTTGACCTTCTTACCGAGTATTGGTACAAATGCGGCCGGCCCAGGGGGATACTTTTCCCAAGCTCCTGGACTGGTGGATACCTGGATATAACCAGTGTGAACCAGTTCTTTAAAAAAAGCGCCAGGCTTGCCGGTATTACCCGCCGTGTCTCTTCCCATGCGTGCCGACACAGTTTTGCCAGCCACCTGTTTGAAAGCGGGACCGATATCAAATATATCCAGTCCCTTCTCGGGCATGTGGATCCCCGCTCTACCGATGTCTACCTCCATGTAAGCAACAAGACTCTCCTCGGCATCCGCAGCCCGTTCGATGGTCCGCAAGGCGGTGAGGAATGA